A DNA window from Phragmites australis chromosome 11, lpPhrAust1.1, whole genome shotgun sequence contains the following coding sequences:
- the LOC133885275 gene encoding late embryogenesis abundant protein, group 3-like codes for MASHQDKASYQAGETKARTEEKTGRAMGATRDKAQEAKDRASDAAGKRHDAKEATKQKASDTGSYLGQKTDEAKQKAGETTESTKQKAGETTEATKQKASDTGSYLGQKTTEAKQKAGETTEATKQKACETTEATKQKAGETMEATKQKASEASQYAKDSAVAGKDKTGSVIQQATDQVKSAAVGAKDAVMNTLGMSGDKADTANTNKDSSTITRDQ; via the exons ATGGCTTCCCACCAGGACAAGGCTAGCTACCAGGCCGGCGAGACCAAGGCCCGCACTGAG GAGAAGACGGGGCGCGCGATGGGCGCGACCAGGGACAAGGCGCAGGAGGCGAAGGACCGGGCGTCGGACGCGGCGGGCAAGCGCCACGACGCCAAGGAGGCGACCAAGCAGAAGGCGTCCGACACCGGCAGCTACCTTGGCCAGAAGACTGATGAGGCCAAGCAGAAGGCCGGCGAGACCACCGAGTCCACCAAGCAGAAGGCCGGCGAGACCACCGAGGCCACCAAGCAGAAGGCGTCCGACACCGGCAGCTACCTTGGCCAGAAGACCACCGAGGCCAAGCAGAAGGCTGGCGAGACCACCGAGGCCACCAAGCAGAAGGCATGCGAGACCACCGAGGCCACCAAGCAGAAGGCCGGCGAGACCATGGAGGCCACCAAGCAGAAGGCCTCCGAAGCTTCGCAGTACGCCAAGGACTCCGCCGTCGCCGGAAAGGACAAGACCGGCAGCGTCATCCAGCAG GCCACTGACCAGGTGAAGAGCGCGGCGGTGGGTGCCAAGGACGCGGTGATGAACACGCTGGGGATGAGCGGGGACAAAGCCGACACTGCCAACACCAACAAGGACTCCTCCACCATCACCAGGGATCAGTAG